The Candidatus Binatia bacterium sequence GATGCCAAGACGTCCTCGGCGTGGTCGTTCACGTTCACCTTCGGCCAGACTTTTCGGATCGTGCCGTCGGCGTCGATGAGAAAGGTCGAGCGCGCGTTGACGCCGAGCGCTTTATAGAGTTCTGAGCGCGTGTCGGCCAGCAGCGCGAACGGAATCGAGTACTTCTTCTTGAAGCGCTGGTGCGACTCGACGGAGTCGCGGCTGACGCCGACGATGCGCGCCTTCTTCGCTTCG is a genomic window containing:
- a CDS encoding peroxiredoxin; translation: EAKKARIVGVSRDSVESHQRFKKKYSIPFALLADTRSELYKALGVNARSTFLIDADGTIRKVWPKVNVNDHAEDVLASLP